Part of the Lolium rigidum isolate FL_2022 chromosome 6, APGP_CSIRO_Lrig_0.1, whole genome shotgun sequence genome, TAACATGAACAAATTGTTAGGCCTCACTGTAGTATAACCCACGAGAAGATAGAGTTGCTCACCTTGAAATATGGAAAACAATGATAGCTATCGTTGACCTTGCAGGGAGTGCGACCAGATGGCAGCTGGATCATCCCTCCTCCAAGCTCTTCGATagaatacatgattttcctgaagTAACGAGATATTGTCTCAGTCGACCTCCTCCATGTGTTGTGAATCACTCGAAAACTCTAGTTATGTCCAAGAACATGGAAGAACATAGCCACTTGCTCCTCGATACAAGTGTTGATGGTATCTTGAAGCAACCCCTTTCTTGTAATGTCTGCACAAGGTGGTTAAATAAGGCTCTTCTCATCCTAAGCATGCTGATAGCTTCTACatcattgttgttgtagatgtggTTCAGACTTTTCATCCTCTCTCTCTCGCACGCTTAGACATTGTGATGGGGAGATTGTAGTTGTGACGCACTCTCTGGTGGATGAGAAGCATTCATGCCTGAATCACAACTATGAGGGCAGCTGTGTGAATGAAAAGCTTCAAGGGCTCGGGCTAAATATTTCGATTTCAGCACGTAATAGTTAAATCAGtatgaaatttgaacaaattaaaGGTGCTTACAACCTTTGTTGCAGGTGGCGTCATGCTGACAGAGCTAGAAGAGGTTGCTAGAGACGAAGAGGGTGGTGCCAATGCCGTAGATCTGGAAGAACCACCGCATCTGGTGCCGGTGCCGCATATCTAGGAGACTCACCGAAGGAGGAGAAGATGCTTTCCCAGATCTAAATCGCCGTCGTCGCCTTCGTTGCTCGAGAGGAAAAGTGAGGATGCGATTTGTCCCACAATGGTGGTGAGCGACAATGAGGGAGGTGAGGCTACTTTTAGTGCGTAAACATGCAACCCATTTCCCGACTCCCGCCATCTCCATCCTTCTCCCTCACTAAGGCCTTTCCTCTTTTCGCGTCCGCCAGCGCCTGTCCCAACGAGAACGGTGGAATCGAGCGTTCCTCCCGGGATAGCCCAAACGCTGCTTTAAGCATCGTGCTACGCAAGAACGCAGATAACGGTTCACAACTAAGTTGCTGATATTTCCATCCTTAGAAGCGAGAAACGACTTCGCGAGTATCCAAACACGCCCCTAGCATCGTTCACCATCCAAACCCGCTATCCACCATCTACATCTAACTGTTGGGCCCTAATAGGACCGTCGGGAGAGGTCGCTAGACTCACATGCCGCTAAACCCAATGGGTCCTGCAAGCTTGTGAAGCTGTTAAGTCATGAATGTTGTCGGCAGGTGCTACCCACGATGTCTCATGTGgaggcatcaattgatgcttcTTACGAACACATGCTAACGCCATTTCTTGTAGATGCGTGAAGTCATGCACGTTGCCGCTAGATGGTAGTGTGGTAGTGTGACTCGAAGCAAAGCGGGTTTGAGGTGTCCCTGGCTTCCAGTTGTTCTAATAACGATATGTGGCTAGCGATGTGTTGCTAGTCGGTCAAGTGATGATGGCAGAGACAATGTCAACGATGAGTATGTGCACTCCGGTGAAAACACAAGATTAATGATCATTCAATATCGATGCACATTTTTAGAGAAGAAAATCTCAAGATTGATCTACAGTTGGACTAATCATCATCGGGACAATCGTGGTGACTCCTTCTTGAAGGTTTATCCCTACAAATTGTGTAGTTTCTATTTGTTTTGGTCTTTTATTATAGGATTAGTTGTAACCTGGTGGATTTATGTCAGGAGGTATACAATCttaggttttttttttgctttctttttgGATCTACTTGTTCCAATTTGCTTGACTTTAAAATACTATATGTGGTTATGCGCATCATTCGATATCATTATCTTCTTTTCGGTAATTTTTTAGATGAATCTAACCATATTTATCTCACAGGGACCAGTAAGATAGTCTCTAACATGTTCCATAAATACGCAAAACCGCAAAAATAATAGCTATTTACGGTTTGGTAAAAATAATCACTTCGAATCTTGCAAATTTAGCTAACCCCTATTTTTTCACGATAAATTGTAAAAGACGCTCGTTACTCTTGTATGTAGTATAAGGTAGATTTCTTTCATAGCAAACTGTAAACAACATGATGGTTGGCCGGAGGGAAATTTCAGCTCAACCATAGCTTGATCAGCCTGCGACTCACCATAATCGGGCTAGATTCCACCACGTCACCTGTATTTTGGTCGAATATCTGCCGATGTCCGGCGAGCCACCCCAATTTCGACCGATTCAAACAAAATTGGATCATATTCCGGTCAATTTTGAGTTCGTCCACATGAGCACCTCCATGGGAGCTCCGTGGCGAGCAACCTCCATGGGAGCACCTCCACAAGACGAGGCGAAGGCCGCCTGTGCGGGGCAATTAGGTTAGGGTTGAACACATCTCCGCGAGCGAATGGGTGAGTAAGTCGCGCGAGCCTAGGCGGGCATCCATGGCTACGACGCGTGGTTGTGTGCGGGCAGCGGGAGCATCCATGGTGGTTCGAGGCACATGTACAAGCTACACGATTGACACATACATGCCAGTCACGAGATGAGGATGAAGTGAAAAAAAAATGGtatttggatggttaggagggtagtGTCACCCTTAATCCGCCAGGGATAAAAACCTTAGAGTTCACACTTTGGCGTGTCATAAAAAACTAAATATTATTTCAGTGGGAAACGATGTTCTCGTCGATAGACGCCTGTGTTgtattcgtcaatctcaagatatGTCGGCTCGGTCTCTCGGAGTCAAAGATTTTCGAAAGTTTTCATAGGGGTAGGACATGcgtatatctagacaagttttgatgctcaGATAATTGCCAGTATAGATAAAAttaggaattttttttttacttgacACGCCTAATGGACCACCGAGATTCTCCATCCGGTCCTCACTGTGTCGACATTTGCCTTTACACAGAGCCGTATCCCAGCGCGTTTATTCCCAAAAATCCATTCCTTAATtcacaagagaaaaatcataacacCCTCGCCCAATAACGCCTTGTACCTAGCGCTAGCGCACACAAAACAGACACCCCGGGGCGGAAAAAGGAGCGAGGGCTCTCTCCACCCGGACCTCTCGTCTCCTGGCTCTCAAGAAAAAAACAGGTAGCCCCGATCCCCCATCGCCTTTCCCCTCCTCCGATTTCCCTCAGATCGGCGCGAGTACGCCCCGGCCCTGCCCCGATCTGGATCCGTCCCGACGCTCCCGTAAATTTCACCCAATTTTGTTGGCTGTGCCTCGATTGATCTGATGTTGGTGTTGCCCGCTCCGGTTAGATCCGTGGTCTGGTCGTGGTAGGGCCCGTGGCGCGTCGATTTGACGTGCGCCGGCGGCGATTCGCGCGTCGCCGTCTCGATTTGATGCGTGTTTTGTTCTGCGCCCCTCGGATCGTTGGCGTCGATCTGTTGTGGGATGTTGTGATTCGGTAGAATCATTCGGATGCGGGCTGTTGGGGCTGCGTATTTTGTTGTTAAATTTGTTGTTGATCTGGTTTAGCAGCGGTACTAGGGGTTGATAGTGTGACACGATGTTCACGGACCATGACATGTTGCTGTGCTATCATATATATGGTCAATAGAATTCGATGATATGACTGGTTGTATTAAGTTATTTTTCTTTGGATGGGCTTTATGCTGGTTTGTTTGATTTCGTCAGCCTGAGAATTGCTTGGTTGCGTGGCTATAATGAAACGGACATGATAGGAATTACTGCATAATTACTTAGTGTGAACTTCTGCCTTCGAATTGATTCTGTATTCCAGGACACcaatattttgtcatttttatttgAAAGAGGAGGTCAAGATTTGTTTGAACATTGTCGGTCCAGAGAAGTTGTAACTTTAGGGTCTATATGTTACTTCGGACGAGTCAGTACGCACTATTTCGGTTCAGTGATGACCTTAACATAATACTTTGAAGAATTAAAATGGCGTACTGTATTGCATGTTGTTTGTCATGCTACCAATTTGGTGTGTGtactaataataaaatcatgtctTAAACTCTAGAATTAATTAATTTTAACAGTTCTCATAATGTGTAAATGTAATCAAAGCAGGAGCTTATCATGGCTTCAAAACGTATCCTCAAGGAGCTAAAGGACTTGCAGAAAGATCCTCCGACATCATGCAGTGCAGGTATCAGCCAGATTTATTCTTCCAGCTTTGACCAATTGCCACAATGAATGTATCTTAGCATTGATATACGATGTGGCTGTGTGAATTTTTTTGGTCATGTTCTTTGGTGGAACTACAGGGTAATCTTCATAATGTGTACCCTTTAGCATGCAGTTGGACATTTTTGCTGTATGCACTTATTTATGTTTGTAAATACATTTGCAGCCAAATATTTTTGTAACTTCGGTCTCCACATCTGTAATGGTACTGGTCAATTATTGTCGTGTGCTGTCCCTTTGATAATTGTGCTATTTTAGGGTGTGTTCCATTTTGttctgttccttatcatcaaaatTTAATATGACATGTGTCTTGATGTACACAGTTTTATTCACTACTCTTGCGGCATGTGAATGTATCACCATACCAGTTGCCGTTTTGTTGGTGTCCTGGTGTGGTTGACTAGCTAAATTTGTTGTTTGGTTTTCAAGAAATGTATCTAACATGCAGTTAGTGTGTTTCAAAGTAAATTCTAACTTAACAAGTTACGAATAATCGTTAACAACCACAGCAAGTGATCGTCAGATCTTCTAGAATCATTGATTATGAATTTATAGGTTTCTATTTATACAGGTCCCGCTGGTGAGGATATGTTCCATTGGCAGGCAACCATTATGGGTCCGCCTGATAGTCCGTATGCTGGAGGTGTTTTCCTAGTGAATATCCATTTCCCCCCGGACTACCCCTTCAAGCCTCCGAAGGTTAGTGGTTAAACATGTCTCAGAGAAGAAAATCTCCTTGCATGTTTCTCATCTTTATCAAAAGATTGTGTTAGGATGTCTCTCCCTTGTATGTTTCATAGATGTATCTGTTCTTTCATGCGATTTATGTTCATCCCGACATTTTGATATTATATGGATAACTAAAATATTTTGATATCTTTAAAAGGAAATTCTTATGACAGGCTGATGGTCActtatcttttcttttttctgttgcttgtcaaaaaaaaaaaaacgcatcATGTTCTTTTTAATGGTAGCGAGTCTTGAGCTTGTTCCTATGTTCTTTGGTTCTAAGCTGGCTCCTCTTTTTATCAGGTATCTTTCAAGACAAAAGTCTTCCATCCGAACATCAATAGCAATGGAAGCATATGCCTCGACATTCTGAAGGAGCAATGGAGTCCTGCTTTGACAATCTCTAAGGTACTGTCATAACAAATCATTCCCTTGTTCCTATTAATGTGATGTATGCATAAAAAGTGAATGAGTCAAATACCTGATACTCATATATATTCTTGATGAGTGATGAGCTGCCCACTCATTGCAGTGCTTCATTATATTAGTTTACAAGCTTGCCTGTTTGgttgatggtacttgatgagcacacTTTAGAAGTTCTGCAGTTTGCCATCTGGCTCTGGCTGGTGTGTTCATTTTTTCGTATAATCTTTTGCTGAGAGTCTTAACCGTTTATCCAAGTCCAGCCATTTAGACGCTAGAACAATGCAGACATGGAGGCTTAAATCTGTTTAAATCGTCCTAATTATTGTGCATTTCACCAAACTAGTTTTCAGTTGGGATATAAGGATTAAATGATTCCTCTTTTCACATATAATCTATGATTACCGTTGGGTGCCTTGCAAGTTGCATCCCATGTAGCTCCATCGCTAATtccctgttttgttatgttcacCAGGTTTTGCTTTCAATCTGCTCGCTGCTTACCGACCCCAACCCGGACGATCCTCTTGTCCCTGAGATTGCCCACATGTACAAGACGGACCGGTCTAAGTATGAGACGACAGCCCGCAGCTGGACGCAGAAGTATGCCATGGGATGATCCAAAGCCCCGTGCTCGTATctgctgcttgcttgcttgcaTGCAGAAGATTGTGTCGCTGTCCCGAGAAACTATTTCTGGGCCATTATTTTCTTTGATTTCCTTGTTGGTCGTGTGTGTCTCCCCGATCCATGTAGGATCGTGTCGTAGTCAAACATCAACCTATCATTGCCAAAGTCGATAATGAAATTGACATATGCTTCTCGTGATAACTATATGTTAGTGTTGATGTTATCTTTCAGCATCTGGTGACTGGAGATGTTTGCTCTGTGCCTGGCCATTCGTTTGTCTCTGTTGAGGCTGGACTAGTTGTGCTTTTTGAACGTATAGCATGCTTATATCTAGGCTGGCATGGCCGGAATTTCTTAAGCTGTGATGTGCAGCCAGTTCCTGCAAAGTTCACATCGCTGGACCATGCGCTCTGCTGACGCATCTTGAAATCTCGTTCTTGCCAAATGACGGTACACCCTTACTAACAGTTAACCCGAAAATGAGATCTCATTCTTCTTACCAAATGCCGATACACCCTTACTAACagttaagcaaaaaaaaaatgtctGATGCACGCACTTGTGATAGGCTCACAGGGTATCACCGCAAGTTCCAAATCAAGGGTGTGTTTAGTTTTTGCCCAGGGTTCTGTACTGAAGATTTGGCAAGCCAGATGATCCTCTCCCAGACATTGCACCTCTTTTACTCGAATATGTAAGTATGATATTAATGGATAAATAGGTatcatgtgttttttttttgtttggcttCCCAAAACTCGGGTCTAGGTTTTTTCTTCCCCATGATCTGTCCAATATCGGCAGATGAATGAACAAAGATGGTGAAGCAGTATTTACATGTCAAAAGGTTGGCAACTATCCAAACATAGACCATGAATCCATCCTGTCTACTAGTGTTAGAATCGCTAGACATACTATTATTATTAATATATTTCTAGGAAATAGTATGCCAAGATGGTTAGAGCGTCGTGCTAATAACGCGAAGGTCACAGGTTCGAGACCTGTATGGGCCAATAT contains:
- the LOC124660123 gene encoding ubiquitin-conjugating enzyme E2-17 kDa-like, whose product is MASKRILKELKDLQKDPPTSCSAGPAGEDMFHWQATIMGPPDSPYAGGVFLVNIHFPPDYPFKPPKVSFKTKVFHPNINSNGSICLDILKEQWSPALTISKVLLSICSLLTDPNPDDPLVPEIAHMYKTDRSKYETTARSWTQKYAMG